One region of Baekduia soli genomic DNA includes:
- a CDS encoding GtrA family protein translates to MRFCAVGVLNTMLTLAAFEALTHVGLPAAPASALGFALGAVNGYLINRRWTFRSTRHGTATLLRYVAVQAFGAALSAAGVALASSDLAVRHLAAEAVVLPIVTLVTYTLARRLVFGVPPAARAA, encoded by the coding sequence GTGCGCTTCTGCGCCGTCGGCGTCCTCAACACGATGCTCACGCTGGCGGCCTTCGAGGCCCTGACGCACGTCGGCCTTCCGGCCGCGCCCGCTTCGGCGCTGGGATTCGCGCTCGGGGCCGTCAACGGATACCTGATCAATCGCCGCTGGACCTTCCGGAGCACGCGGCACGGCACCGCGACGCTGCTGCGCTACGTGGCGGTCCAGGCCTTCGGTGCCGCGCTGAGCGCCGCCGGCGTCGCGCTGGCGAGCTCTGACCTCGCCGTCCGCCATCTGGCTGCCGAGGCCGTGGTGCTCCCGATCGTGACCCTCGTCACCTACACGTTGGCGCGTCGCCTGGTCTTCGGCGTCCCGCCGGCGGCCCGGGCGGCCTGA
- a CDS encoding response regulator: MNPSATPARHDSLRLVVVDDHPLYRRAMVRELRHAGETVVAEGDDGLAALRLIRHHQPDVALLDIRMPGMGGIGVAAELAQDGPDVPIVLLAAYNDGPLVRGGLRAGAAACVTQDADRAVLLRAVRACAGTAHAPRVLAGRHDLLSTPPHTWIPRLTAKEYRLLAMAELQIEPAATARDLGLEEGIVHRILDSARSKLGAGAVSEAIAVARHAGILPDHQLETPCAVGGAREPSR, from the coding sequence ATGAACCCATCTGCCACGCCGGCCCGGCACGACTCCCTCCGCCTCGTGGTCGTCGACGATCACCCCTTGTACCGCCGCGCGATGGTCCGGGAGCTTCGGCACGCCGGCGAGACCGTGGTGGCCGAGGGCGACGACGGCCTCGCCGCCCTGCGGCTCATCCGCCACCACCAGCCCGACGTCGCGCTCCTTGACATCCGCATGCCCGGCATGGGCGGCATCGGCGTGGCGGCCGAGCTCGCCCAGGACGGTCCCGATGTTCCCATCGTGCTACTGGCGGCCTACAACGACGGGCCGCTGGTCCGCGGCGGCCTTCGGGCCGGAGCCGCGGCCTGCGTCACCCAGGATGCCGACCGCGCCGTCCTGCTCCGCGCCGTCCGTGCCTGCGCCGGGACCGCGCATGCGCCTCGGGTCCTCGCGGGCCGCCACGACCTCCTGTCCACCCCGCCCCACACCTGGATTCCGCGCCTGACGGCCAAGGAATACCGCCTGCTCGCCATGGCCGAGCTGCAGATCGAGCCGGCCGCCACGGCCCGCGACCTGGGCCTGGAGGAGGGCATCGTGCACCGGATCCTGGACAGTGCCCGCAGCAAGCTCGGCGCCGGCGCCGTGTCGGAGGCGATCGCGGTCGCCCGGCACGCCGGCATCCTCCCCGACCACCAGCTCGAGACGCCCTGCGCGGTGGGCGGCGCCCGTGAGCCGTCGCGCTGA
- a CDS encoding response regulator transcription factor has translation MPEARKRATVVVADDHPLYREALAQAVSGRPDLELVATASDGREALEQIRRLSPDVAVLDMRMPGLRGLDVVEALARDDSPTRVLVLSAAQESAVVYAAVAAGASGYWSKDAERDAICDAIAAIARGEKVLDPRLQSGVFTEIHAREIDVDRPVLTAREHEILVLIAQGMSAPAISAQLYLSTATVKTHLAHLYEKLGVGDRAAAVAEAMRRGLLE, from the coding sequence ATGCCCGAGGCCCGCAAGCGCGCCACGGTCGTCGTCGCCGACGACCACCCGCTGTACCGCGAGGCGTTGGCCCAGGCGGTCTCCGGCCGACCTGACCTCGAGCTGGTGGCCACCGCGTCCGACGGCCGTGAGGCACTCGAGCAGATCCGGCGGCTGTCGCCCGACGTCGCCGTCCTGGACATGCGGATGCCGGGCCTGCGTGGCCTGGACGTCGTGGAGGCCCTCGCGCGCGACGACTCCCCCACGCGCGTGCTCGTGCTGTCGGCCGCGCAGGAGAGCGCCGTCGTGTACGCCGCGGTCGCGGCCGGCGCCTCGGGCTACTGGTCCAAGGACGCCGAGCGCGACGCCATCTGCGATGCGATCGCGGCGATCGCCCGCGGCGAGAAGGTCCTGGACCCGCGGCTGCAGTCGGGCGTGTTCACCGAGATCCACGCCCGCGAGATCGATGTCGACCGTCCGGTGCTGACCGCCCGCGAGCACGAGATCCTCGTGCTCATCGCCCAGGGCATGTCCGCGCCCGCCATCAGCGCACAGCTCTACCTGAGCACGGCGACCGTCAAGACGCACCTGGCCCACCTCTACGAGAAGCTCGGCGTGGGGGACCGCGCCGCGGCGGTGGCCGAGGCCATGCGGCGCGGGCTGCTCGAGTAG
- a CDS encoding response regulator transcription factor, which produces MSDQTRSAVRPPAQRSREPAPRPFRVLVADDHPLVLDGLVRALLDDGRFEVVGQASDGASAIVLADELGPDLAVLDVRMPGMDGLQAMEAIVEHVPRTRVVLLSAFDDELVITSAVAAGAAGYVLKDTDRRTICDALARVAGGETVLPEAGPRPERPSSARPELTLRERNVLLLVGNGWDHKLIASWMDLEPEDVDWYLSRAFVKLGVDEPDRAVLSARACGLLP; this is translated from the coding sequence ATGTCCGATCAGACCCGGTCCGCCGTTCGTCCGCCCGCGCAGCGCTCGCGCGAACCCGCGCCGCGACCGTTCCGCGTCCTCGTGGCCGACGACCACCCGCTGGTGCTCGACGGTCTCGTGCGGGCCCTCCTCGACGACGGGCGCTTCGAGGTCGTCGGCCAGGCCTCCGATGGGGCGTCGGCCATCGTGCTGGCCGACGAGCTCGGGCCCGACCTTGCGGTCCTCGACGTGCGCATGCCCGGGATGGACGGGCTGCAGGCCATGGAGGCGATCGTCGAGCACGTCCCGCGGACGCGCGTCGTGCTGCTCAGCGCCTTCGACGACGAGCTGGTCATCACCAGTGCCGTGGCGGCCGGTGCTGCCGGGTACGTGCTCAAGGACACCGACCGCCGGACGATCTGCGACGCGCTGGCGCGGGTCGCCGGCGGGGAGACGGTGCTGCCCGAGGCCGGGCCCCGTCCCGAGCGTCCCTCGTCGGCCCGGCCCGAGCTCACCCTGCGCGAGCGCAACGTCCTGCTGTTGGTCGGCAACGGCTGGGATCACAAGCTCATCGCATCGTGGATGGACCTCGAGCCCGAGGACGTCGACTGGTACCTCAGCCGTGCCTTCGTCAAGCTCGGAGTCGATGAACCCGACCGGGCTGTGCTCTCGGCCCGTGCCTGCGGTCTGCTGCCGTGA
- a CDS encoding sensor histidine kinase, whose translation MEPVVDLLMICALVYVSGGPFSQARAALFAPPLVAAIRLRPWLTAAWALLAVIAYVAVSLPHPALHDQDAAGQVLVGACYLGWVGLAAVALSTLLRTHTERLRRLADERRSLVRQALESESRARRRLGAFLHDQPVQTLLLAAQELEEARRGDARALDRAETAVRTTVAQLRSEISELHSHVLDHAGLCAALDDLAQRWSRRAGIAVCARVDPGATGRHDALILAAASELVANAAHHGAPERIVITVKNREGNVALRVADDGRGMDPQTRADAVAQGRIGLASLTERVQALGGRLEIGPVSGSGTVVTAIVPRRP comes from the coding sequence ATGGAGCCGGTCGTCGACCTCCTGATGATCTGCGCGCTGGTCTACGTCTCCGGCGGTCCGTTCTCGCAGGCCCGGGCCGCGCTCTTCGCGCCGCCGCTGGTCGCCGCGATTCGCCTGCGGCCATGGCTCACCGCCGCCTGGGCGCTGCTCGCGGTCATCGCCTACGTCGCGGTCTCGCTGCCGCACCCGGCACTGCATGATCAGGACGCCGCCGGGCAGGTGCTGGTCGGCGCCTGTTACCTGGGGTGGGTCGGCCTGGCCGCAGTCGCGCTGTCGACCCTGCTGAGGACGCACACGGAGCGCCTGCGCCGGCTCGCCGACGAGCGGCGCAGCCTGGTCCGCCAGGCCCTGGAGTCCGAGAGCCGCGCGCGGCGACGGCTCGGCGCCTTCCTGCACGACCAACCCGTCCAGACGCTGCTGCTGGCCGCCCAAGAGCTCGAGGAGGCACGGCGCGGCGATGCTCGCGCCCTGGACCGGGCCGAGACGGCCGTGCGCACGACGGTGGCGCAGCTGCGCTCCGAGATCTCCGAGCTGCACTCCCACGTGCTCGACCACGCCGGTCTCTGCGCGGCGCTCGACGACCTCGCCCAGCGCTGGTCGCGGCGCGCCGGCATCGCCGTCTGCGCCCGCGTCGACCCCGGCGCCACCGGCAGGCACGACGCGCTGATCCTCGCCGCGGCGAGCGAGCTCGTCGCCAACGCGGCGCATCACGGTGCGCCCGAGCGCATTGTCATCACCGTGAAGAACCGGGAGGGGAACGTCGCGCTGCGGGTCGCCGACGACGGACGCGGGATGGATCCGCAGACCCGCGCGGACGCGGTCGCGCAGGGACGCATCGGATTGGCATCGCTCACCGAGCGCGTGCAGGCGCTCGGTGGCCGGCTGGAGATCGGGCCCGTCTCGGGATCGGGCACCGTGGTCACCGCGATCGTCCCGCGCCGCCCGTGA
- a CDS encoding plastocyanin/azurin family copper-binding protein codes for MAGIAVLALSACGSSAPKAATSAGSTSSTTLRLSADPGGALKFDTTKLSAKAGSVTLQMDNPAGSGVPHAIAVSGHGVNQAGQTVQPGGTSTETLTLKPGTYTFFCPVPGHEAAGMKGTLVVS; via the coding sequence TTGGCCGGGATCGCCGTGCTCGCCCTCAGCGCCTGTGGCAGCTCGGCGCCAAAGGCCGCGACGTCCGCCGGCTCGACGTCGTCGACGACGCTCAGGCTCTCGGCCGACCCCGGCGGGGCGTTGAAGTTCGACACCACCAAGCTGAGCGCCAAGGCCGGCTCGGTCACCCTGCAGATGGACAACCCGGCCGGCAGCGGCGTTCCCCATGCCATCGCCGTCAGTGGCCATGGGGTCAACCAAGCGGGCCAGACGGTCCAGCCCGGGGGAACCTCGACGGAGACCCTCACGCTCAAGCCGGGGACCTACACCTTCTTCTGCCCGGTGCCCGGGCACGAGGCAGCCGGGATGAAGGGAACGCTGGTGGTCAGCTGA
- a CDS encoding G1 family glutamic endopeptidase — translation MDTEPGATRRPTGTAAAARPRSAPRLLALAGALAWLIATTSTAIAHASATVSSNWAGYVAHRSGVRFEHATASWVQPTTTCSAGRRTYSADWVGLGGYSSTSKALEQIGTEADCSSNGSAHYSSWFEIVPQAGRRTPVAVRPGDLVTAAVTVSGSTVTLRLVDHTTGAAFSRRTTASPVDVTSAEWIVEAPSLCLPGAQACETMPLADFSGTTFGAAAATDRAGHTGGIADPSWRAVSVDLATGAAAGRSFADGRLASIQAGGRATVGGLDGPGRSFTVTYQDTQAGPPGTPGISGPGSPVGPPGP, via the coding sequence ATGGACACCGAACCAGGCGCGACCCGCCGGCCGACCGGAACAGCCGCAGCCGCCCGGCCCCGCAGCGCCCCGCGACTCCTGGCCCTGGCCGGTGCCCTGGCGTGGCTGATCGCCACGACCTCGACCGCGATCGCGCACGCTTCGGCGACGGTGTCGAGCAACTGGGCCGGCTATGTCGCCCACCGCTCGGGTGTGCGCTTCGAGCACGCGACCGCATCGTGGGTGCAGCCGACCACCACCTGCTCGGCGGGGCGTCGCACCTACTCCGCTGACTGGGTCGGGCTCGGCGGGTACTCCTCGACCTCGAAGGCGCTGGAGCAGATCGGCACCGAGGCCGACTGCTCCTCCAACGGCTCTGCGCACTACAGCAGCTGGTTCGAGATCGTGCCGCAGGCGGGCCGTCGTACCCCGGTGGCGGTCCGGCCCGGCGACCTCGTCACGGCCGCCGTCACCGTCTCCGGTTCCACGGTGACCTTGCGCCTGGTCGACCACACCACCGGCGCCGCGTTCTCCCGCCGGACGACCGCCTCGCCGGTCGACGTGACGAGCGCCGAGTGGATCGTCGAGGCGCCGTCGCTCTGTCTCCCCGGGGCGCAGGCCTGCGAGACCATGCCCCTGGCCGACTTCTCCGGCACGACCTTCGGCGCAGCCGCCGCGACGGACCGGGCCGGGCACACCGGAGGGATCGCCGACCCGTCCTGGAGGGCGGTGAGCGTCGATCTCGCCACCGGTGCGGCGGCGGGTCGCTCGTTCGCCGACGGGCGTCTTGCGTCCATCCAGGCTGGGGGACGCGCCACGGTGGGCGGCCTCGACGGTCCTGGACGCAGCTTCACGGTGACCTACCAGGACACCCAGGCGGGACCTCCGGGCACGCCCGGGATCTCGGGCCCCGGCTCGCCGGTCGGGCCTCCGGGACCGTGA
- a CDS encoding HAMP domain-containing sensor histidine kinase: MHLGLRARVVGVLAAISALTLVVAAVTLLSPLDQRLRDNAVSGFAASLRNERGALAILDPQDVTRGNPRLLRAARVLARHNGAVVDVLQPGGRVLVSTDPDDALQFTTATSAARSGRLQRAVIGSGGQALAEVAFPVSIHGRAVVLAARKPIDVPRISAVVRRAFTVAAAAGLGGALLAGLLLAGRMVRRIRRLRDTALRVSEIGPEAELRPDRGRDEIGDLSRAFATMQERLGEQERARRAFVATASHELRTPLASLTLMLDMLVEDLAATPPDVRAAHDQAVRADRQVQRLSQLAGELLDLSRIDAGIPLRSELIELSAVLREVAAEQEVRLHEQGKTLEVHGGEHVLWAVGDPGGVAQILRVLFDNALRHTPRGGRVHARSEAQDGVAVVLVGDDGAGVAPEDRDRIFERFARGTNATDGGFGLGLAIGRELARQMDGDLTLEDESPGACFALRLPAAPTP, translated from the coding sequence GTGCACCTCGGCCTGCGTGCCCGCGTCGTCGGCGTCCTCGCGGCGATCAGCGCGCTCACGTTGGTGGTGGCCGCCGTCACGCTGCTCTCACCGCTGGACCAGCGCCTGCGCGACAACGCCGTGAGCGGCTTCGCCGCCTCCCTGCGCAACGAGCGCGGGGCCCTGGCCATCCTGGATCCCCAGGACGTGACCCGAGGCAACCCGCGGCTGCTGCGGGCCGCGCGCGTGCTGGCCCGCCACAACGGCGCCGTCGTGGACGTCCTGCAGCCCGGCGGCCGGGTCCTGGTCAGCACCGACCCCGACGACGCGCTGCAGTTCACCACCGCGACGTCTGCCGCGCGCTCGGGCCGGCTGCAGCGCGCCGTCATCGGCTCCGGTGGCCAGGCGCTGGCCGAGGTCGCCTTCCCGGTCAGCATCCACGGACGAGCTGTCGTTCTCGCGGCGCGCAAGCCGATCGACGTGCCGAGGATCTCCGCCGTCGTGCGGCGCGCGTTCACCGTCGCGGCGGCCGCCGGGCTCGGAGGGGCGCTGCTGGCCGGGCTGCTGCTCGCCGGGCGCATGGTGCGCCGGATCCGCAGGTTGCGCGACACCGCGCTGCGGGTCTCGGAGATCGGGCCCGAGGCCGAGCTGCGCCCCGATCGTGGGCGCGACGAGATCGGCGATCTCAGCCGGGCGTTTGCCACGATGCAGGAGCGCCTCGGCGAGCAGGAGCGCGCCCGCCGAGCCTTCGTGGCCACCGCCTCGCACGAGCTGCGCACACCGCTGGCCTCGTTGACGCTGATGCTCGACATGCTGGTCGAGGACCTGGCCGCCACGCCGCCGGACGTGCGCGCCGCCCACGACCAGGCCGTCAGGGCCGATCGCCAGGTCCAACGGCTGTCCCAGCTGGCGGGCGAGCTGCTCGACCTCAGCCGGATCGACGCCGGCATCCCGCTGCGCAGCGAGCTCATCGAGCTGTCGGCCGTGCTCCGGGAGGTCGCCGCCGAGCAGGAGGTCCGGCTGCACGAGCAGGGCAAGACGCTCGAGGTCCACGGCGGCGAGCACGTGCTCTGGGCCGTCGGCGACCCTGGGGGCGTGGCCCAGATCCTGCGCGTCCTGTTCGACAACGCCCTGCGCCACACCCCCCGGGGCGGCCGGGTCCACGCCCGCTCAGAGGCACAGGACGGCGTGGCCGTCGTGCTCGTCGGCGACGATGGCGCCGGCGTGGCTCCCGAGGACCGCGACCGGATCTTCGAGCGCTTTGCCCGCGGCACGAACGCCACGGACGGCGGCTTCGGCCTCGGCCTGGCCATCGGCCGCGAGCTCGCACGCCAGATGGACGGCGACCTCACGCTCGAGGACGAGTCGCCGGGAGCGTGCTTCGCGCTGCGACTGCCCGCCGCGCCGACGCCTTGA
- a CDS encoding response regulator transcription factor: protein MAAQHLNILVCDDESLLRDALRQSFEREGHRVVAVPDGRSAIDRASTEPFDVLLLDVALGPASPDGYEVCRVLRGRRNNLPIIMLTAMDSEADAVLGLEAGADDYVVKPFRPAELRSRIRAVLRRAGSGARVDSPLAAGPLTLDPGLREVQRDGRPVALTFSEFELLHSLMAQRDRVHSRHDLLRAIWGDSAYRDPRAIDVHIRHLREKLEERPEDPKLILTVRGAGYRIGEP from the coding sequence GTGGCGGCACAGCACCTCAACATCCTGGTCTGCGACGACGAATCGCTGCTGCGTGACGCGCTGCGCCAGTCCTTCGAGCGCGAGGGCCACCGCGTCGTCGCCGTGCCCGACGGCCGCTCCGCCATCGACCGGGCCAGCACAGAGCCCTTCGACGTGCTGCTGCTCGACGTCGCGCTGGGGCCCGCGAGCCCGGACGGATACGAGGTCTGCCGGGTCCTGCGCGGACGGCGCAACAACCTGCCGATCATCATGCTCACGGCCATGGACAGCGAGGCCGACGCGGTCCTCGGGCTCGAGGCGGGAGCCGACGACTACGTGGTCAAGCCGTTCCGGCCGGCCGAGCTGCGCAGCCGCATCCGGGCGGTCCTGCGCCGCGCCGGCAGCGGCGCCCGCGTCGACAGCCCACTCGCTGCCGGGCCGCTGACGTTGGACCCCGGGCTGCGCGAGGTCCAGCGCGACGGACGTCCAGTGGCGCTGACGTTCTCGGAGTTCGAGCTGCTGCACAGCCTCATGGCCCAGCGCGACCGCGTCCACAGCCGCCACGACCTGCTGCGCGCGATCTGGGGCGACAGCGCCTACCGCGACCCGCGGGCCATCGACGTCCACATCCGCCACCTGCGCGAAAAGCTCGAGGAGCGCCCCGAGGACCCCAAGCTCATCCTGACCGTGCGCGGCGCCGGCTACCGCATCGGTGAGCCCTGA
- a CDS encoding glycosyltransferase family 2 protein — MHHPVVVHPIDPEPTDALGPEPTDALAGTGDGLRRAPGVLPGLTVVLPCFNEADNVADAIRAATRAAQRCAMEHEIVVVDDGSSDETAAIAARFATRDRRVRLVVHSHNQGYGDAVRTGIGAARMPWVLLTDADLQFDLGELETFLPAAARADLVVGWRILRQDPVNRRVNAAAWNWLVRHVFDLPVRDVDCAFKLIRTDLLRRFELRSGGAMISTELLVRCLGAGARLEQLGVHHRPRVAGEQSGASPRVVARAFRELGTLRRDLRAARAAG, encoded by the coding sequence GTGCATCACCCGGTCGTCGTGCACCCCATCGACCCCGAGCCCACCGACGCCCTCGGACCCGAGCCCACCGACGCCCTCGCCGGCACGGGCGATGGCCTGCGTCGCGCGCCCGGCGTCCTCCCCGGCCTGACCGTCGTGCTGCCCTGCTTCAACGAGGCCGACAACGTGGCCGATGCGATCCGTGCCGCCACGCGCGCGGCTCAGCGGTGCGCGATGGAGCACGAGATCGTCGTCGTCGACGACGGCAGCAGCGACGAGACCGCGGCCATCGCCGCGCGGTTCGCGACCCGCGACCGGCGCGTGCGCCTGGTCGTGCATTCGCACAACCAGGGATACGGCGACGCGGTGCGGACCGGCATCGGTGCAGCACGGATGCCGTGGGTGCTGTTGACCGACGCCGACCTGCAGTTCGACCTCGGCGAGCTCGAGACCTTCCTGCCCGCCGCCGCGCGTGCCGACCTCGTCGTCGGGTGGCGCATCCTGCGCCAGGATCCGGTGAACCGCCGCGTCAACGCCGCCGCGTGGAACTGGCTGGTGCGCCACGTCTTCGACCTGCCCGTGCGCGACGTCGACTGCGCCTTCAAGCTCATCCGCACCGACCTGCTGCGACGCTTCGAGCTGCGCTCCGGAGGGGCGATGATCAGCACCGAGCTGCTCGTCCGCTGCCTGGGGGCGGGCGCCCGCCTGGAGCAGCTCGGCGTCCACCACCGCCCGAGGGTCGCCGGGGAGCAGAGCGGGGCAAGCCCGCGTGTGGTCGCGCGGGCCTTCCGCGAGCTGGGCACCCTGCGCCGCGACCTCCGTGCCGCGCGCGCAGCCGGGTGA